The stretch of DNA TGTGGGCAACGGCAATCATGCCTATATCGACACCCTCAACGAGGCGCGCAAGGTGCTGGTGGACGAGCTGGGGTCGACTCTGCAGACCATCGCCAGCGACGTCAAGATCCAGATCGAGTTCAACCCCCATAAGGTCTCCGAGTATCGCCTGATCGGCTACGAGAATCGGCTGCTGGCTCGGGAGGACTTTGCCAACGACCGGGTTGATGCCGGTGAGATTGGTGCCGGTCATAACGTCACGGCCCTCTATGAACTCACCCTCGCGGGCAGTGGGGCCGAGCGGATAGAGCCCCTGCGTTACGTACGGGCGCCGGATCTTGCGCAGCCGTCCACCTCCAGCGAACTGGCCTACCTGCGCCTGCGTTACAAGTTGCCTGGCGAGGAGAGGAGCCGCCTGCTGGAGCAGCCCCTCAACGCCGCCCAGCTGCAAGGCTCGCTGGAAAGCAGCAGCGAGGGGATGCGCTTCGCCGCGGCGGTGGCCGGCTTTGGCCAGCTGCTGCGCGGGGATGACTACAGTGGCGAGTTTGGCTATAAGGAGGTGGCCGGGCTGGTGGCGGGGGCAAGGGGGCAGGACCCCTACGGCTACCGGGGCGAGTTCCTGCAGCTGGTGCACACCGCCAGGGCGCTGGCCCAGCCGCTCTCCACGGCCCCGAACACCGGCACCCGGCAGTAAACCCTGGGAGGGGGCTGCGCCTCGCCCCCCCTCAACCACTGGTGCTACCCTATGGCTATGCGAACCCTCGACCAACTGGATGACCACGAGCTGATGCAGCGCTACGGCGAAGGCGAGGTAGCGGCCTTCGAACAGCTCTACCAGCGCCACCGTCAGGGGCTCTATCGCTATTTTCTGCGCCAATGTGGCCAGCCGGCCCTGGCAGAGGATCTCTATCAGGAGGTGTGGAGTCGGGTGATCGGTGCGGCCCGCCGTTACCGTCCCGATGCCCGTTTCGACACCTGGCTTTACCGCATCGCCCACAACCGTCTGGTGGACCACTACCGGCGGCCTAGCCTGGTAGGATCTGAGCCTACTGAAACGGTGGAGGCGGTTGAGCCGGGGCCCGTGGAAGCGGCGGAGCAGCAGCAACAGGCCCAGCGCCTGCACCACTGCCTCGGCCAGCTGCCCGCCCTGCAGCTGGAGGCCTTTATGTTGAAGGAGGAGGTGGGGTTCAGTGCCGCAGCGGTGGCGGAGGTGGTGGGCGCCTCGCTGGAGGCCACCAAAAGTCGCCTGCGCTACGCCTACCAAAAATTGCGGGAGTGCGTGACCCAAACGGGAGAGGAGGTGAGAGATGAACGAGCCTGACGCCTCGCGCGACAAAGCCTTTGTGAGGGGACTGTACCGCCAGCTCAGGGAGCAGGAGCCCAGCCCTGAGCTCGATGCCCGCATACTGCAGGCGGCCCGCGAACAGGCTCGTTCGGCCCGGCCCGCCACCTCCCTGGCCCGCTGGCGACGATGGCAGTGGCCCACCTCGGTGGCTGCCACGGTGGCCCTCGGCAGCCTGATCTATCTCTACCAGACGCCTAACCCGATTCCTGGTCCAATGATGGATGACGCACCCTCGACCGAAGCCTTTAGCCCGGCAAAGCGGGTGTTTCAGCCTGAGCCCGCTGAGTCGGCGGTGCCGCGAGCCCTGAAGGCACCCGCCGTCGTTAGTGAGACTGTCGGCGAACAGGAGGGCCATGGAGGGACCGCCGATATGAGCGAGATAGCTCCGGCCTCAGCCTTGTCGCTGCCGATGAATCGG from Aestuariirhabdus litorea encodes:
- a CDS encoding sigma-70 family RNA polymerase sigma factor — translated: MAMRTLDQLDDHELMQRYGEGEVAAFEQLYQRHRQGLYRYFLRQCGQPALAEDLYQEVWSRVIGAARRYRPDARFDTWLYRIAHNRLVDHYRRPSLVGSEPTETVEAVEPGPVEAAEQQQQAQRLHHCLGQLPALQLEAFMLKEEVGFSAAAVAEVVGASLEATKSRLRYAYQKLRECVTQTGEEVRDERA